The genomic interval GACGACGACGCCGTTCATCGAGACGGTCGAGACGAGGGTCCGCATGGCCTTCACCGCCGCGCCGTCCGCGCCGATCTTGTCACCGCGGCCGACCCACCGCCCGGCGGCCATGGCAGCGGCCTCGGTGACCCGGACGAGCTCCAGGGCCAGGTTGCGGTCGGGGGCCTCGGGGGAGACCTCGAGCTGAGACGGAAGATGGTGCTCGGTCATCGGAGCGCACCTTTCTGTACGAACGGCGACGGCCGGATAAAGAGGGTGCTGCCGACTCTATCGGTACGTCGACAAAATGAGCAGAGGGGGTCACTTATGAGCGGCATATCGGGATGAGCTGCCCCTCGCGCGGCCCCGCTTCGGCCATGGGGGACGATGGGGGGCGTGGCAAGTATGAAGGGCAAGCAGACGGTCCGGGACATGGTGCTCTCGATGGCGTTGATCGGTGCCGTCGCCGGGGGCGTGTACCTGTTGGTCCCGCACGACGACTCTCTAGACCCGATCAAGCCGGTCGATTATCGCGTCGAGCTCATCACGGCGAGGCGTGCCGCGCCGTACCCGGTCGCGGCCCCTGTGGGTCTCCCGAAGACGTGGAGGCCGACCTCTGTCTCGTACGAGGGGCAGGACGGCAACGCGTGGCATCTGGGTTACCTGGATCCGGACGGGGAGTACGTCGCGGTCGAGCAGTCGACCGGGGACGCGGAGAAGTTCATCGCCGAGGTGAGCCAGGACGCGACGAAGACGGACAGGACCCAGCAGGTCGGCGGGGACAGCTGGCAGCGCTGGGAGGGCCCGAAGTACGACGCACTTGTGCGCCAGGAGAAGGGCGCGACGACGGTGGTCACGGGCACGGCCTCGCACGAGCGGCTGACGAAGATGGCCGCCGCGCTGGAGACGAAGAAGTCCTGACATGCGATTAAGCCGCCGTACCCGAAGGGTGCGGCGGCTTAATCGTGCGCAGGGGGGGTTGGTCAGACGGTGGTGACGGCGTCGTCGAAGGCCAGACGCGGCGAGCGCGGACTGTGCTGTCCCGGGGGGCGACCCCCGGACCCCCGGCAGTGGGGGGTTGGTCAGACGGTGGTGACGGCGTCGTCGAAGGCCAGACGCGGCGAGCGCGGACTGTGCTGTCCCGGGGGGCGACCCCCGGACCCCCGGCAGTGGGGGGTTGGTCAGACGGTGGTGACGGCGTCGTCGAACGCCAGGCGCGGCGAGCGCGGACTGTGCTGTCCCGGGGGGCGACCCCCGGACCCCCGGCAGTGGGGGGTTGGTCAGACGGTGGTGACGACGTCATCGAACGCCAGACGCGGCGAGCGCGGGAACCATGCGTCCTCGCCCGGCTTGCCGATGTTGACGACCATCAGCGGCGTGTGGTCGTCGTCCAGGAATTCCTTCTGGACGCCGGCGAAGTCGAAGCCGGTCATCGGGCCTGCGGCGAGGCCGGCGGCGCGGACGCCGACGATGAAGTAAGCGGCCTGGAGGGCGGCGTTGAGAGCCGCGGCCGACTCGCGGACCGGGCGCTCCTTGAAGAACGTGTCCTTCGCCTGCGGGAAGTGCGGGAGCAGGGTCGGGAGCTCCTCGTGGAACTCGTTGTCGGCGGCGAGGATCGCAACCAGCGGCGCGGAGGCGGTCTTCGGCCGGTTGCCCTCGGCCATGTGTGAGACGAGGCGCTCGCGGGCCTCGGCGGAGCGGACCAGGACGACGCGCAGCGGGGTCTGGTTGAACGCGGTCGGGCCGTACTTGACCAGGTCGTAGATCGCCTGGACCTGCTCCTCGGTCACCGGCTCGTCGGTGAAGGTGTTGGCAGTGCGGGCCTCACGGAAGAGGAGGTCCTGGGCGGCGGGGTCAAGAACGAGAGACATGCGGCATACCTTCCGGACGTGCAAGGAGTTCGGGCGATGTCTCGACCGTAAACGAAACTATATGAAGTTTCAACTAAAGTCGGTTGATCGTGCTCCGCCTCACAGCCCAGACCTCTGTATGTCTGACCCCGGGGCTCTCGTCAGCCCTGGTCGCCGCCCTCCGCCCGCGGTTCCGCGAGCGACGCGTCCAGCCGCGCCCGCGCCCCGTCGAGCCAACGGCGGCACACCTTCGCCAGCTCCTCGCCGCGCTCCCAGAGCGCGAGCGACTCCTCCAGCGTCGTGCCGCCCGCTTCCAGGCGGCGTACGACGTCGATGAGCTCGTCCCGGGCCTGCTCGTAGCCGAGCGTCGTGCCGGCAGCGTCGTCGGTCTTGGTCATGCGATCCACCTTAGGGCGTGTCCGAAGGATCATGCCTGGGCGCGGGGCCTGGCACGCACATCTGCGGCGTTGTCGTCGGTCGGCGACTCCCCCAAGTTCTCGACTGCGCTCGAACAGGGGGGACCCCCATCGCGTCGACTCCCTCCTCCGCCTTGCAGCTGCACGCACCAGGCCCCGCTCACCAGCACCGAGAACGCGCCGCACCCTGAAGTCGGCCTGATCTGCCGGACACGCCCTAAGCGTGAGAATCCGCGCCCCTCCGGCTGAGGAGCGGGGTCCGGGGCGAGCCCTGGTTACGGGAAGGGGCGGGGCAGGGGAAAGCCGGCGGCCCGCCGCAGCCCTGCGCACCTGCGTCACTCCGCGACCCGCACCTCGAACTCGCCCTCCGCCACCCGCGCCCGCAGCTCGTCCCCGGGCGCGACCTCGTCCGGGGACCGCACCACTCCGCCGTCCGGCCGCTGAAGCACCGCGTACCCGCGCTCCAGCGTCGCCGCAGGCGACAGAGCCAGCACCCGGGCCCGCGTGTGGGACAGCTCCGAGTCCGCGCGGTCGAGCAGGTGGCCCAGCGTG from Streptomyces spiramyceticus carries:
- a CDS encoding DUF4245 domain-containing protein, which encodes MGGVASMKGKQTVRDMVLSMALIGAVAGGVYLLVPHDDSLDPIKPVDYRVELITARRAAPYPVAAPVGLPKTWRPTSVSYEGQDGNAWHLGYLDPDGEYVAVEQSTGDAEKFIAEVSQDATKTDRTQQVGGDSWQRWEGPKYDALVRQEKGATTVVTGTASHERLTKMAAALETKKS
- a CDS encoding malonic semialdehyde reductase; translation: MSLVLDPAAQDLLFREARTANTFTDEPVTEEQVQAIYDLVKYGPTAFNQTPLRVVLVRSAEARERLVSHMAEGNRPKTASAPLVAILAADNEFHEELPTLLPHFPQAKDTFFKERPVRESAAALNAALQAAYFIVGVRAAGLAAGPMTGFDFAGVQKEFLDDDHTPLMVVNIGKPGEDAWFPRSPRLAFDDVVTTV
- a CDS encoding exodeoxyribonuclease VII small subunit, whose product is MTKTDDAAGTTLGYEQARDELIDVVRRLEAGGTTLEESLALWERGEELAKVCRRWLDGARARLDASLAEPRAEGGDQG